One window of the Solanum stenotomum isolate F172 chromosome 11, ASM1918654v1, whole genome shotgun sequence genome contains the following:
- the LOC125844759 gene encoding uncharacterized protein LOC125844759 isoform X2, whose translation MQTDVAFSFSTDNDMESTPTFEISFSQGWRTTDKTALAHEKESLHYDIPISPIDQVKQSAQTAETSSCATGMDKKVRGSNKCKEVASLDIGQMLKVSFYNNRTVGKNSNLFSRHLEKIVCDCNICPLGVSSWKHIKEEKLNHMWVVVKGGKDGNPPDLTTIFYETRKKNNTLVDSETIKKHAQIQELVESEPSLSSIEIVEKCFGPQSRSHVFALEVE comes from the exons ATGCAAACTGATgttgcattttctttttctactgATAATGATATGGAGTCCACCCCAACATTTGAAATAA GTTTCTCTCAAGGATGGAGAACAACAGATAAAACTGCTTTGGCTCATGAGAAAGAGAGTTTGCATTATGATATTCCAATTTCTCCTATTGATCAAGTTAAACAGTCTGCCCAAACAGCTGAAACAA GTTCATGTGCTACTGGAATGGATAAAAAAGTTCGAGGAAGTAACAAGTGCAAAGAAGTTGCATCGCTTGATATTGGACAAATGCTAAAAGTGTCATTTTACAATAATCGAACAGTTGGGAAGAATAGTAATCTATTTTCGAGGCACTTGGAAAAAATAGTTTGTGATTGTAATATATGTCCATTGGGAGTATCATCATGGAAACACATTAAGGAGGAAAAGCTAAATCACATGTGGGTTGTTGTTAAG GGCGGAAAAGATGGCAATCCACCAGATTTGACAACTATCTTTTACGAGACTCGCAAGAAGAATAACACACTTGTTGATTCTGAAACAATCAAGAAGCAT gctcaaattcaagaattggTGGAGTCTGAACCATCACTTTCTAGCATAGAAATTGTTGAGAAATGCTTTGGACCTCAAAGTCGTAGCCATGTATTTGCTTTGGAGGTGGAGTAA
- the LOC125844759 gene encoding uncharacterized protein LOC125844759 isoform X1: MNKKFLASEKEHKQANVPISLSTDDVLKSTPTFETSFSQGWRTTDKTALAHEKESLHYDIPISPIDQVKQSAQTAETSSCATGMDKKVRGSNKCKEVASLDIGQMLKVSFYNNRTVGKNSNLFSRHLEKIVCDCNICPLGVSSWKHIKEEKLNHMWVVVKGGKDGNPPDLTTIFYETRKKNNTLVDSETIKKHAQIQELVESEPSLSSIEIVEKCFGPQSRSHVFALEVE, from the exons atgaataaaaagtttttggCTTCTGAGAAAGAGCATAAGCAAGCTAATGTTCCAATTTCTCTTTCTACTGATGATGTTCTGAAGTCCACCCCAACATTTGAAACAA GTTTCTCTCAAGGATGGAGAACAACAGATAAAACTGCTTTGGCTCATGAGAAAGAGAGTTTGCATTATGATATTCCAATTTCTCCTATTGATCAAGTTAAACAGTCTGCCCAAACAGCTGAAACAA GTTCATGTGCTACTGGAATGGATAAAAAAGTTCGAGGAAGTAACAAGTGCAAAGAAGTTGCATCGCTTGATATTGGACAAATGCTAAAAGTGTCATTTTACAATAATCGAACAGTTGGGAAGAATAGTAATCTATTTTCGAGGCACTTGGAAAAAATAGTTTGTGATTGTAATATATGTCCATTGGGAGTATCATCATGGAAACACATTAAGGAGGAAAAGCTAAATCACATGTGGGTTGTTGTTAAG GGCGGAAAAGATGGCAATCCACCAGATTTGACAACTATCTTTTACGAGACTCGCAAGAAGAATAACACACTTGTTGATTCTGAAACAATCAAGAAGCAT gctcaaattcaagaattggTGGAGTCTGAACCATCACTTTCTAGCATAGAAATTGTTGAGAAATGCTTTGGACCTCAAAGTCGTAGCCATGTATTTGCTTTGGAGGTGGAGTAA